A window from Gorilla gorilla gorilla isolate KB3781 chromosome 21, NHGRI_mGorGor1-v2.1_pri, whole genome shotgun sequence encodes these proteins:
- the DBNDD2 gene encoding dysbindin domain-containing protein 2 isoform X1 — MDPNPRAALERQQLRLRERQKFFEDILQPETEFVFPLSHLHLESQRPPIGSISSMEVNVDTLEQVELIDLGDPDGADVFLPCEDPPPTPQSSGVDNHLEELSLPVPTSDRTTSRTSSSSSSDSSTNLRSPNPSDDGADTPLAQSDEEEERGDGGAEPGACS; from the exons ATGGACCCAAATCCTCGGGCCGCCCTGGAGCGCCAGCAGCTCCGCCTTCGGGAGCGGCAAAAATTCTTCGAGGACATTTTACAGCCAGAGACAGAGTTTGTCTTTCCTCTGTCCCATCTGCATCTCGAGTCGCAGAGAC CCCCCATAGGTAGTATCTCATCCATGGAAGTGAATGTGGACACACTGGAGCAAGTAGAACTTATTGACCTTGGGGACCCGGATGGAGCAGATGTGTTCTTGCCTTGCGAAGATCCTCCACCAACCCCCCAGTCGTCTG GGGTGGACAACCATTTGGAGGAGCTGAGCCTGCCGGTGCCTACATCAGACAGGACCACATCTaggacctcctcctcctcctcctccgacTCCTCCACCAACCTGCGTAGCCCAAATCCAAGTGATGATGGAGCAGACACGCCCTTGGCACAGTCGGATGAAGAGGAGGAAAGGGGTGATGGAGGGGCAGAGCCTGGAGCCTGCAGCTAG
- the DBNDD2 gene encoding dysbindin domain-containing protein 2 isoform X2, which yields MGAGNFLTALEVPVAALAGAASDRRASCERVSPPAPLPHFRLPPLPRSRLPGPVSRLEPGAPLLGCWLQWGAPSPGPLCLLFRLCNCTCFAPLPAGADMDPNPRAALERQQLRLRERQKFFEDILQPETEFVFPLSHLHLESQRPPIGSISSMEVNVDTLEQVELIDLGDPDGADVFLPCEDPPPTPQSSGVDNHLEELSLPVPTSDRTTSRTSSSSSSDSSTNLRSPNPSDDGADTPLAQSDEEEERGDGGAEPGACS from the exons ATGGGTGCGGGTAACTTTTTGACCGCCTTGGAAGTACCAGTAGCCGCGCTCGCAGGGGCTGCCTCCGACCGCCGGGCGAGCTGCGAGCGAGTGAGCCCGCCAGCGCCCCTCCCCCACTTCCGCCTCCCGCCTCTTCCTCGTTCCCGGCTCCCAGGGCCC GTGTCCAGGCTGGAGCCAGGGGCCCCACTGCTGGGATGCTGGCTGCAGTGGGGCGCCCCAAGCCCAGGTCCCCTCTGTCTTCTCTTTCGACTTTGCAACTGTACTTGTTTTGCTCCTCTACCCGCAGGAGCTGACATGGACCCAAATCCTCGGGCCGCCCTGGAGCGCCAGCAGCTCCGCCTTCGGGAGCGGCAAAAATTCTTCGAGGACATTTTACAGCCAGAGACAGAGTTTGTCTTTCCTCTGTCCCATCTGCATCTCGAGTCGCAGAGAC CCCCCATAGGTAGTATCTCATCCATGGAAGTGAATGTGGACACACTGGAGCAAGTAGAACTTATTGACCTTGGGGACCCGGATGGAGCAGATGTGTTCTTGCCTTGCGAAGATCCTCCACCAACCCCCCAGTCGTCTG GGGTGGACAACCATTTGGAGGAGCTGAGCCTGCCGGTGCCTACATCAGACAGGACCACATCTaggacctcctcctcctcctcctccgacTCCTCCACCAACCTGCGTAGCCCAAATCCAAGTGATGATGGAGCAGACACGCCCTTGGCACAGTCGGATGAAGAGGAGGAAAGGGGTGATGGAGGGGCAGAGCCTGGAGCCTGCAGCTAG